In Acidobacteriota bacterium, one genomic interval encodes:
- a CDS encoding nucleotide sugar dehydrogenase produces the protein MRVLTWGLGYVGLVSSACLAQLGHDVIGIDSDIAKVQALNQGKSILVEPGCDEIVSRNLNAGRLKGTVEADVAANWPEILLVCVGTPGDSDGNFILDDLNLVTHTIGNRLRQSTSFQVVVVRSTVFPGTTREILIPQFEKYSGKKAGEDFGVVFNPEFLRESTAIKDFFEPPYILIGELDARSGRMVELLYEPMNANRIRVSLEEAECLKLASNAFHSLKVGFANEIGRLCDRLTLDSQKVMDLVCADTRLNLSSAYLNPGFAFGGACLPKDLRSLTAGARHIGVELPILEAVLPSNDLHLEMVLNKVTDHNLGSVGVLGLSFKSGTNDLRESPAVEFVCRLRKKGVMVWVFDPDVKLSRLTRANKEFLMEKLPDIETIVCPDINLIQSRCEGIVVTRPQPEFQAFIRHIRLSHPQIPVINFG, from the coding sequence ATGCGCGTACTGACCTGGGGACTGGGATATGTGGGGTTGGTTTCATCCGCCTGTCTGGCCCAATTAGGCCATGACGTGATTGGCATTGACTCTGATATCGCCAAAGTTCAAGCACTCAACCAGGGAAAAAGTATCCTGGTTGAACCCGGATGCGATGAGATTGTGAGCCGAAATCTCAATGCAGGCCGGCTGAAGGGAACAGTTGAGGCGGATGTAGCCGCCAACTGGCCGGAAATTTTGCTGGTTTGTGTTGGAACTCCGGGCGACAGTGATGGCAATTTTATCCTGGATGACCTCAACCTTGTCACTCACACCATTGGCAACAGGTTGCGGCAGTCAACTTCATTTCAGGTGGTGGTTGTTCGGAGTACCGTCTTTCCTGGAACCACCCGCGAAATTCTGATACCCCAGTTCGAAAAATACTCTGGCAAAAAGGCGGGCGAGGACTTTGGTGTTGTGTTCAACCCTGAATTTCTTCGTGAGTCCACAGCCATCAAGGATTTCTTTGAACCCCCCTACATTCTGATTGGAGAACTGGATGCTCGTTCTGGACGGATGGTGGAGCTTCTCTATGAACCAATGAACGCCAACCGGATTCGAGTCAGCCTTGAGGAAGCCGAATGCCTGAAGCTCGCCAGCAACGCATTTCACAGCTTAAAAGTCGGATTTGCCAATGAGATTGGCCGTTTATGCGATCGGTTGACCCTGGATAGTCAAAAGGTGATGGATTTGGTCTGTGCCGACACCCGGCTCAATCTTTCTTCCGCGTACTTAAATCCAGGGTTTGCGTTCGGTGGTGCTTGCCTTCCGAAAGATTTGCGTTCGTTGACGGCTGGCGCCCGCCACATCGGAGTTGAATTGCCAATTCTGGAAGCCGTTTTGCCAAGCAATGACCTTCATCTGGAGATGGTGCTCAACAAAGTAACCGATCACAATCTTGGGTCCGTCGGCGTCCTGGGGCTGAGCTTCAAATCGGGTACCAATGACTTGAGGGAAAGCCCGGCGGTGGAGTTTGTTTGTCGTCTCCGTAAAAAAGGCGTGATGGTTTGGGTTTTTGATCCGGATGTGAAACTAAGCCGACTCACCAGGGCAAACAAAGAATTTCTCATGGAAAAACTGCCGGACATTGAAACGATTGTGTGTCCGGACATCAATCTCATTCAATCACGCTGTGAAGGAATTGTGGTTACCCGGCCCCAGCCTGAATTTCAAGCCTTCATTCGCCACATAAGGCTGAGCCATCCTCAGATACCTGTCATTAACTTTGGATGA